The Cellvibrio polysaccharolyticus genomic interval AGTTCGGTCTGATCCGTAGCCGGGTTGAGGTTGAAGTACGCTGGTTGCAACAGTTGAGCCGCCATCAGGGTGTTCCGGAAGTGCCTGCGTTTAGCGATGCTACCAACCAGCAACTGGACGCTATCGTCACCAATTTCAGCGAAGCCGATGCCCAGCAAATCAAAGACATCGAGCGCACCACCAACCACGACGTAAAAGCCGTGGAATATTTTTTGAAAAATCAATTTGCCGGTAATGCCGAGCTGGAAGCGGTACTGGAATTTGTCCATTTTGCCTGCACCAGCGAAGACATTAACAACCTTTCCCACGCGCTGATGCTGAAAGCCGGTCGCGATGTTTTTCTGGCCGATGCTGAAACCATCGTGAATGCTATCGCCGGCCTTGCACATGCTTACGCCGCTGACCCGATGTTGTCGCGCACTCACGGCCAAACCGCATCGCCTACCACGGTGGGCAAGGAAATGGCCAACGTTGCCGCGCGCTTGCGCCGTCAGGTGGCTCAGGTTAAACAGGTTGAATTACTGGGTAAAATTAACGGCGCAGTAGGCAACTATAACGCTCATATTTCTGCGTATCCGGATGTAGATTGGCAAGCCAACGCTGAAGTATTTGTCACCTCGTTGGGCCTCACCTGGAACCCCTACACCACCCAGATTGAACCGCACGATTACATCGCCGAACTCTTTGATGCCATCGCCCGTTTCAATACTATTTTGATCGACTTTGATCGCGATGTGTGGGGTTACATTTCTCTCGGTTATTTCAAGCAAAAAACCATCGCTGGCGAAGTGGGCTCATCCACCATGCCGCACAAGGTTAACCCGATTGATTTTGAAAACTCCGAAGGCAACCTCGGTATTGCCAACGCCATTTTCACCCATCTGGCGCAAAAACTGCCGATCTCCCGCTGGCAGCGCGACCTGACCGACTCTACCGTGTTGCGTAACATGGGTGTTGGTTTTGGCTACAGTCTGATCGCTTACGGCTCTACCCTGAAAGGCATTAGCAAGCTGGAAATTAACCGCGCCCGTCTTGCGGAAGACCTGGACAACAGCTGGGAAGTATTAGCCGAGCCAATTCAAACCATTATGCGTCGCTACAACGTAGCTGAACCCTACGAAAAGCTGAAAGCGCTGACACGCGGCCAGGCAATTACCCGCGACGTGCTGGCAACCTTTGTTGAAACATTGGATATTCCGGAACACGCCAAGCAATCCATCCGCGAATTGACGCCAGCCAACTATATCGGCAATGCCATCGACCAGGCCAACGCTATTTAATCGTGCGGCTTAAACCTGTTAAAGATTAAACATCCG includes:
- the purB gene encoding adenylosuccinate lyase, giving the protein MDNAFSQLTALNAVSPVDGRYGSKTLALRGIFSEFGLIRSRVEVEVRWLQQLSRHQGVPEVPAFSDATNQQLDAIVTNFSEADAQQIKDIERTTNHDVKAVEYFLKNQFAGNAELEAVLEFVHFACTSEDINNLSHALMLKAGRDVFLADAETIVNAIAGLAHAYAADPMLSRTHGQTASPTTVGKEMANVAARLRRQVAQVKQVELLGKINGAVGNYNAHISAYPDVDWQANAEVFVTSLGLTWNPYTTQIEPHDYIAELFDAIARFNTILIDFDRDVWGYISLGYFKQKTIAGEVGSSTMPHKVNPIDFENSEGNLGIANAIFTHLAQKLPISRWQRDLTDSTVLRNMGVGFGYSLIAYGSTLKGISKLEINRARLAEDLDNSWEVLAEPIQTIMRRYNVAEPYEKLKALTRGQAITRDVLATFVETLDIPEHAKQSIRELTPANYIGNAIDQANAI